The following proteins are encoded in a genomic region of Zea mays cultivar B73 chromosome 9, Zm-B73-REFERENCE-NAM-5.0, whole genome shotgun sequence:
- the LOC100217203 gene encoding serine/arginine-rich-splicing factor SR34 isoform X1: MSRRWSRTIYVGNLPGDIREREVEDLFYKYGKIVDIDLKVPPRPPGYAFVEFEDPRDAEEAIAGRDGYNFDGHRLRVEAAHGGRGNASSHDRSSGFGGGGGARRGVSRHSEYRVLVTGLPSSASWQDLKDHMRKAGDVCFSEVYREGGGTVGIVDYTNYDDMKYAIKKLDDTEFRNAFGRAYIRVKEYNGKRGRSYSRSRSPSRSYSKSRSPSKSPRTRRSSSRSRSRSVSSRSRSPSKGRSPSRSPARSKSPNVSPANGEAASPKKQSPNRSPSGSRSPDAKPE; this comes from the exons ATGAGCAGGCGCTGGAGCCGCACGATCTACGTCGGGAACCTCCCCGGCGACATCCGGGAGAGGGAGGTGGAGGATCTGTTCTACAAG TATGGTAAAATTGTTGACATTGACCTGAAGGTCCCCCCAAGACCACCTGGTTATGCTTTTGTTGAG TTTGAAGATCCTCGTGATGCTGAGGAGGCAATTGCTGGACGGGATGGATACAACTTTGATGGACACCGTCTAAGA GTGGAGGCTGCTCATGGTGGTAGAGGTAATGCTTCCTCGCATGATCGTTCAAGTGGctttggtggcggtggtggagcacGTCGTGGTGTGTCGAGACACTCAGAGTATCGTG TTCTTGTCACTGGACTGCCTTCTTCTGCATCATGGCAGGATTTAAAG GATCATATGCGGAAGGCTGGTGATGTTTGTTTCTCTGAAGTGTATCGCGAAGGCGGTG GCACCGTAGGAATTGTGGACTACACAAATTATGATGATATGAAATATGCT ATAAAGAAGCTGGATGATACTGAATTCAGGAACGCCTTTGGGCGAGCCTATATAAGG GTGAAGGAATATAACGGCAAACGTGGTCGCTCCTACTCACGTAGCCGAAGCCCAAGTCGTAGTTACAGCAAAAGCAGGAGTCCGAG TAAATCACCCAGGACTCGCCGTTCATCATCTAGATCCCGGTCAAGATCTGTTTCTTCTCGTTCAAGGTCCCCATCAAAAGGACGTTCTCCATCAAG ATCACCAGCAAGATCGAAATCTCCTAATGTTTCT CCAGCAAATGGTGAAGCAGCAAGCCCCAAGAAGCAGAGCCCAAACAGGAGCCCATCTGGCTCACGCTCTCCTGAT GCGAAGCCTGAATAA
- the LOC100278163 gene encoding uncharacterized protein LOC100278163 yields MAGAGDEYYYGGPGQGQGPRGAPHGLLLAVVVGLVVAGPLFLGDGGEALTEAVAELLSPVGLLLLPVCLLFLIRLLSSDRGAAALADVFAFGGSPDAVHRVGGSPVGVALMLLLILALLYYRSSLFGGGGDDDE; encoded by the coding sequence ATGGCTGGCGCTGGGGACGAGTACTACTACGGCGGGCCGGGGCAGGGGCAGGGGCCGCGCGGCGCCCCACACGGCCTGCTGCTGGCGGTGGTGGTTGGCCTCGTGGTGGCGGGCCCGCTGTTTCTGGGCGACGGCGGCGAGGCGCTGACGGAGGCCGTGGCGGAGCTGCTGAGCCCGGTCGGGCTGCTTCTCCTCCCCGTGTGCCTGCTGTTCCTCATCCGCCTCCTCTCCTCCGACCGCGGCGCCGCGGCGCTCGCCGACGTCTTCGCCTTCGGCGGGTCCCCCGACGCCGTCCACCGCGTCGGAGGGTCCCCCGTCGGCGTCgcgctcatgctcctcctcatcctcgcgCTGCTCTACTACCGCTCCTCGCtcttcggcggcggcggcgacgacgacgagtaG